A single uncultured Acetobacterium sp. DNA region contains:
- a CDS encoding tetratricopeptide repeat protein: protein MNNNKLDLLCFLAKNGDQSAMLELADYYYFKTNKQDLSPEVFQMVKDHYLLLAEKGSDHAMATLGCIYYEGINLAQDFKQAKHWFEKAAAQNNALAINYLGYCHYYGRDIPQDFEKAYSFFARAAQMGHHNGMYKLGDMYYNGHFVEKDPAIAFFWFNQAEQAVETESPEYPNIAYRIGHCFLLGNGIPKDLLLALSWLHKAEWGCYLLIQNGDAYAGLTLIRVQSDLELLRHQLDQQNNYQHADLGNHNPLNSPESLLP from the coding sequence ATGAACAACAATAAACTAGACTTATTATGCTTTCTCGCTAAAAACGGTGATCAGAGTGCCATGCTGGAATTGGCTGATTATTATTATTTTAAAACCAACAAACAGGACTTATCCCCAGAAGTTTTTCAAATGGTTAAGGACCATTATTTATTATTGGCTGAAAAGGGCAGCGATCACGCCATGGCCACCCTTGGCTGTATATACTACGAAGGGATCAATCTTGCCCAGGATTTTAAACAAGCTAAACATTGGTTTGAAAAAGCCGCTGCGCAGAACAATGCCCTGGCCATTAATTATCTGGGTTATTGCCATTATTATGGCCGAGATATCCCCCAGGATTTTGAGAAGGCTTATTCTTTTTTTGCCAGAGCTGCCCAAATGGGCCATCACAATGGCATGTATAAGCTTGGTGACATGTATTACAATGGCCACTTTGTAGAAAAAGATCCTGCCATTGCTTTTTTTTGGTTTAATCAGGCAGAACAGGCTGTTGAAACTGAAAGCCCGGAATATCCCAACATTGCTTATCGCATTGGCCACTGTTTCTTGCTTGGGAATGGCATTCCCAAAGATTTATTGTTGGCGCTTTCCTGGCTCCATAAAGCGGAATGGGGCTGTTATCTGTTAATCCAAAACGGTGACGCCTATGCCGGACTTACCTTGATTCGGGTTCAGTCAGATCTCGAGCTGCTACGCCATCAATTGGATCAACAAAACAATTACCAACACGCCGATCTCGGCAATCATAATCCCCTGAATAGCCCTGAATCATTGTTGCCATAA
- a CDS encoding desulfoferrodoxin family protein, whose protein sequence is MDPKLFFQCDNCNSVLLELNGTLAQYCSHSQDLLHPNMVETSKEKHIPVLTFNGNKLHVKVGSLPHPMTTDHSILWIFVQTRNGGQYIQLTPENSPEAQFSVEQLDVTRVYAYCDIHGLWVVDNAELDYEEIVCSPEFPQGCIE, encoded by the coding sequence ATGGATCCCAAGCTATTTTTTCAGTGTGATAATTGTAATAGTGTGCTGCTGGAATTAAACGGTACCCTCGCCCAATACTGCAGCCATTCTCAAGACCTGCTTCACCCTAACATGGTTGAAACATCCAAAGAAAAACACATTCCGGTTCTTACATTTAATGGGAATAAGCTCCATGTAAAAGTCGGCAGCCTTCCCCATCCGATGACAACCGACCACTCGATTCTCTGGATTTTTGTCCAAACCCGAAACGGCGGTCAATATATTCAACTAACTCCAGAAAATTCACCAGAAGCCCAATTCAGTGTCGAGCAATTGGATGTCACCCGAGTTTATGCATATTGTGATATCCATGGACTTTGGGTAGTCGATAACGCTGAATTAGACTATGAAGAAATTGTCTGTTCCCCCGAATTCCCTCAGGGCTGTATTGAATAA
- a CDS encoding thiamine pyrophosphate-dependent enzyme, producing the protein MKKTAFTTSETAWCPGCGNYSILETLTGVLNQMETPPHQVVLVGGIGQAAKTNQYISANGFSGLHGRSLPAAVAIKIANDDLTVIVNTGDGDSYGEGGNHFLHNIRRNVDITHFVHDNQIYGLTKGQPSPTSDPCDLSHKINACNIGATFNPLLIAIATGATFVARSFSGDKEHLAEIMQAAIKHPGYALVDILQPCVSFNKKNTFAYYKQRVKPLDESYDATNKLAALEKAMEFGDTIPIGILYQEQALTYKEKRAELFDAVPLIDKQVSLEDVQTLINRYI; encoded by the coding sequence ATGAAAAAAACAGCATTCACCACTTCTGAAACAGCCTGGTGTCCGGGCTGTGGCAATTATTCCATTCTTGAAACGCTCACTGGCGTTTTAAACCAGATGGAAACCCCACCTCATCAGGTTGTGCTGGTGGGCGGGATTGGTCAAGCCGCCAAAACCAATCAGTACATCTCTGCCAACGGCTTCAGCGGACTACATGGCCGTTCGCTGCCGGCGGCGGTGGCCATTAAAATTGCCAATGACGACCTGACCGTCATCGTCAATACTGGCGATGGCGACTCTTACGGAGAAGGGGGTAATCACTTTCTCCATAACATCCGACGCAATGTTGATATCACCCACTTTGTCCATGACAACCAAATTTATGGTCTGACCAAGGGTCAGCCCTCGCCGACCTCGGATCCCTGCGATCTCTCCCATAAAATAAACGCCTGTAATATAGGAGCCACTTTTAATCCCTTACTGATTGCCATTGCTACCGGTGCCACCTTTGTGGCCCGTTCATTTTCCGGTGACAAGGAACATCTGGCCGAAATCATGCAAGCCGCCATTAAACATCCTGGCTATGCCCTGGTGGATATCCTTCAGCCCTGTGTAAGTTTTAATAAGAAGAATACCTTCGCCTATTATAAACAACGGGTTAAACCACTGGATGAGTCCTATGATGCCACTAATAAACTGGCTGCCCTGGAAAAAGCCATGGAATTTGGAGATACCATCCCCATTGGCATTCTCTATCAGGAACAGGCGCTCACCTACAAAGAAAAACGTGCAGAATTGTTTGATGCCGTTCCTCTGATTGACAAACAGGTTAGTCTTGAAGATGTTCAGACGTTAATTAATCGTTATATTTAA
- a CDS encoding 2-oxoacid:acceptor oxidoreductase subunit alpha, producing the protein MYNILLGGAAGDGIETMSALLEKMLKQSGCHLFTIRDFMSRVRGGHNFTQIRFGNTLLHAHRDSLDGIFAIDETTYREHQPQLSDDGFILCDESLSIDDHRALKLPLKAIAKELGNPKVISSVAIGALLKIFDFSLEYAADTLKNNLRADLVEINLSALHRGFDLTKPRFGLKSALTSDYLLLSGNTAIGLGALAAGIKFYSAYPMSPSTTLLDFFSTHGDKMNVAAEQAEDEIAAINMAIGASYAGVPAMTGTSGGGFSLMVEALGFTGIAEIPLVVVDVQRPGPATGFPTRTEQSDLKFVISASQGEFPRMVIAVKDHTDCFYQTARSFALANKYQIPVILLSDQYLADSTTTIPILDASKIISAPTSATGELDENDLYRRYALTKSGISPLAIPGKTEALVRVDSDEHDEYGQITESADIRNKMVEKRMGKLELLKEELIEPEFWGAHQCQSLLVGFGSTSGAIKEAVDLLNAKEMPYGALIFGDIYPLPTKRLKHFASQVVEIINIEQNATGQLASLIREEALICCNHSILKYDGRQLSVDDILTGIKNLKGGF; encoded by the coding sequence GTGTATAACATACTTTTAGGCGGAGCCGCCGGAGACGGCATTGAAACAATGTCCGCGCTTCTTGAAAAAATGCTGAAACAATCAGGTTGTCATCTCTTTACAATTCGTGATTTTATGTCCCGGGTGCGAGGTGGCCATAATTTTACCCAAATACGATTTGGGAATACCCTTCTTCACGCGCATCGTGATTCGCTTGATGGCATTTTCGCCATCGATGAAACAACCTATCGAGAACACCAACCACAACTTTCTGATGATGGTTTTATCCTATGCGACGAATCACTGTCAATTGATGATCATCGTGCCCTTAAACTGCCGCTAAAAGCGATTGCAAAAGAACTTGGCAACCCCAAGGTCATTAGCAGCGTAGCCATTGGTGCCCTGCTTAAGATCTTTGATTTTTCGCTGGAATATGCCGCTGATACGCTTAAAAACAATTTGCGTGCTGATCTGGTCGAGATCAACTTAAGCGCCCTGCACCGGGGTTTTGACTTAACGAAACCCCGTTTTGGCCTGAAGTCTGCGTTAACTTCGGATTATCTCTTACTATCCGGAAATACTGCCATTGGGCTTGGGGCTTTAGCCGCCGGAATAAAATTTTATTCAGCCTACCCGATGTCACCTTCAACCACATTGCTGGACTTTTTCAGCACCCATGGCGATAAAATGAACGTCGCTGCTGAACAGGCCGAAGACGAAATTGCTGCTATTAATATGGCTATTGGTGCTTCCTATGCCGGTGTCCCGGCCATGACTGGCACTTCCGGGGGCGGTTTTTCACTGATGGTGGAAGCCCTTGGCTTTACCGGCATTGCCGAAATTCCACTGGTGGTTGTCGATGTTCAGCGTCCCGGTCCGGCAACTGGTTTTCCTACCCGAACGGAGCAAAGTGATTTAAAATTTGTTATTTCGGCTTCTCAGGGCGAATTCCCACGGATGGTCATTGCAGTTAAAGATCATACCGACTGTTTCTACCAAACCGCCCGGAGTTTTGCTCTGGCAAATAAATATCAAATTCCGGTGATTCTTTTAAGCGACCAATACCTGGCTGATTCGACCACCACCATCCCCATTCTCGATGCCAGTAAAATTATTTCTGCCCCAACATCAGCAACTGGAGAATTAGATGAAAATGATCTCTACCGTCGCTATGCCCTTACCAAAAGCGGTATTTCTCCGCTGGCGATTCCAGGCAAAACCGAAGCCCTGGTTCGGGTAGACAGCGATGAACATGATGAATATGGACAGATTACCGAATCCGCCGACATCCGCAACAAGATGGTGGAAAAACGGATGGGCAAGCTGGAGCTATTAAAAGAAGAACTCATTGAACCTGAATTTTGGGGGGCTCATCAGTGCCAATCCTTATTGGTTGGTTTTGGTTCCACCAGTGGCGCCATAAAAGAGGCTGTGGATCTCCTTAATGCCAAAGAAATGCCTTATGGTGCGCTTATTTTCGGAGATATCTATCCTCTGCCGACCAAAAGACTTAAACATTTTGCCTCTCAGGTTGTGGAAATAATCAACATTGAACAAAACGCCACTGGTCAGCTGGCCTCACTGATCCGGGAGGAAGCGCTGATCTGCTGTAATCACAGCATTCTCAAATACGATGGCCGGCAATTATCAGTGGACGATATCTTAACTGGTATCAAAAATCTTAAGGGAGGTTTCTAG
- a CDS encoding DUF3089 domain-containing protein, whose product MKKRNNSPIAIAILSLFMLISMLLGGCAQSVGVDYTKQENWAYRPVGDAITQNCDVFFIAPTVYLGTDDSYSMNINNEETKAQFLGATNMEKGLYDDQTNFFAPYYRQAGLNAYTMNASESGQYFDLAYEDVSKAFDVYLKDYNQGRPFILAGFSQGSEMLLRLMEEKFGDKALSDQLVAAYLIGWRVTPEDLVKYPFLKMAQNSGDTGVIVSFNSEAVGVQTSLIVPDKTIGINPLNWKTDSTTATASENLGAVFTDYSGSIVKEVPNLTGAYLDPTRGTLRVTDVTVADFPPVLSIFQDGVYHLYDYQFFYRNLQENVKERIGNYLSVAS is encoded by the coding sequence ATGAAAAAAAGAAACAACAGTCCGATAGCCATTGCGATCTTGTCCCTTTTTATGCTCATTTCCATGTTGCTGGGTGGATGCGCTCAGTCAGTTGGGGTGGATTATACAAAACAAGAGAACTGGGCATATCGGCCGGTGGGCGATGCGATCACTCAAAATTGTGATGTGTTTTTTATTGCACCAACAGTCTATTTGGGCACCGATGATTCATATTCCATGAACATAAATAATGAAGAAACAAAGGCCCAGTTTTTAGGCGCGACCAATATGGAAAAGGGTCTCTATGATGACCAAACAAATTTTTTTGCGCCCTATTACCGTCAGGCTGGTCTGAACGCTTATACGATGAATGCATCGGAATCAGGTCAATATTTTGATCTGGCTTATGAAGATGTTTCAAAAGCTTTTGATGTCTATCTGAAAGATTACAATCAAGGACGACCGTTTATTCTGGCCGGTTTCAGCCAGGGTTCAGAAATGTTGCTGCGTCTGATGGAGGAAAAATTTGGGGATAAAGCTTTAAGTGATCAGCTGGTGGCCGCCTATTTAATTGGCTGGCGGGTAACGCCAGAAGATTTAGTCAAGTATCCATTTTTAAAAATGGCCCAGAATTCCGGCGACACCGGCGTGATCGTTTCCTTTAATTCGGAAGCGGTGGGGGTACAAACCTCATTAATCGTTCCGGATAAAACCATTGGGATCAACCCGTTAAATTGGAAAACTGATAGTACCACAGCTACTGCCAGTGAAAATCTGGGAGCTGTCTTTACTGACTACTCTGGCAGTATTGTAAAAGAAGTGCCAAACTTGACCGGAGCCTATCTGGATCCAACCCGGGGAACCCTGCGAGTAACGGATGTAACGGTAGCCGATTTTCCGCCGGTCCTCAGTATTTTCCAGGATGGCGTTTATCACTTGTATGATTATCAGTTTTTCTACCGGAATCTTCAGGAAAACGTTAAAGAACGGATTGGCAATTATCTAAGCGTGGCGTCCTGA
- a CDS encoding 1-propanol dehydrogenase PduQ gives MRFFQVKPAIYYGEGSLKQIEKHNFKNVCIATDQGMVKFGLLKKLTDELDAKGVTYHIFADIESDPSTEIVEKGLMHIIMNKPDALIAIGGGSVIDAAKAIIFYCVNFKRIFFEDRYVHKPLFIAIPTTAGTGSEVTEYAVITDKQKNTKIPLTDILMMPDEAILDPKLIESVPAGATAATGMDVMTHAIEAFISTQNNPFARCYANKAVELVFRSLYCSYVNASDLEAKGSMQIASCMAGIAFNSAGLGITHSIAHAFGAMFHLPHGLANAIVLPYVIKFNGQDEKVQHQYARLLSGSGILNVSGNATDTLYNSVVALSSSLNIPVSLKVFGVSEDDYLKAREEMLDKAMADICTTTNPVAVTREKLKGVMDQAYYGI, from the coding sequence ATGCGATTTTTTCAAGTGAAGCCAGCAATTTATTATGGGGAAGGTTCCCTGAAACAAATTGAGAAACATAATTTTAAAAATGTCTGTATTGCCACTGACCAGGGTATGGTCAAGTTTGGATTGTTAAAAAAATTAACTGATGAACTGGATGCAAAAGGCGTTACCTACCATATATTTGCCGATATTGAATCGGACCCATCCACCGAAATTGTGGAAAAAGGTCTGATGCATATTATTATGAACAAGCCGGATGCTCTGATTGCCATCGGCGGCGGTTCTGTTATCGATGCAGCCAAGGCGATTATTTTCTACTGTGTTAATTTCAAACGGATCTTTTTCGAAGACCGCTATGTTCATAAACCACTGTTTATCGCGATTCCAACAACGGCTGGAACCGGATCCGAAGTGACTGAATACGCCGTTATCACGGACAAACAGAAGAATACCAAAATTCCCTTAACCGATATCCTGATGATGCCGGATGAGGCAATTTTAGATCCTAAACTAATCGAAAGTGTACCAGCCGGGGCAACTGCCGCCACCGGAATGGACGTGATGACTCACGCCATTGAGGCTTTTATCTCCACCCAAAACAATCCATTTGCCCGTTGCTATGCTAATAAAGCGGTGGAGTTGGTGTTTAGAAGTTTATACTGCAGTTATGTAAACGCATCTGATCTTGAAGCAAAGGGCAGCATGCAGATTGCCTCCTGTATGGCCGGGATTGCCTTTAACAGCGCTGGGCTGGGAATTACCCACAGTATTGCCCATGCCTTTGGTGCGATGTTCCATTTACCGCACGGTCTGGCCAATGCCATTGTCTTACCTTATGTGATTAAGTTTAACGGTCAAGATGAAAAGGTACAACATCAGTACGCAAGACTTTTAAGCGGTTCCGGAATTTTAAATGTCTCCGGAAATGCGACGGATACCCTGTATAACAGTGTGGTTGCCCTGAGTTCTTCCCTGAACATTCCGGTATCGCTAAAAGTATTTGGGGTTTCCGAAGACGATTACCTCAAAGCCCGGGAAGAAATGCTGGACAAAGCGATGGCCGATATCTGCACCACCACTAACCCGGTAGCAGTGACCAGAGAGAAGCTCAAAGGGGTTATGGATCAGGCTTATTATGGTATTTAA
- a CDS encoding LysR family transcriptional regulator has translation MDTQHLKTFIQLSSTKNFTQTAKQLFVAQSTVTNRINELEKTLDKQLFVRDKKQVALTAEGQLFLSYAQRLLELEETAIEQINSPDFNRKLIRFGTTNSIYENYLYPITRSVLSNDLNTASKIIINHSFEILTFLQDGLIDIAFTYIPFNKSGYLCTPFKEDELILVTSKNNSDFINGIVQKDLIALDYLFCNFALQKVGLFIRELFPPHHQFKFEIDNSSKLIPFLLDGIGYSFLPKSLISQYLDDHSLISIPLLDFNTPTIKSYYTYKCDDSFVLTKIIPLIKE, from the coding sequence ATGGATACGCAACACTTAAAAACCTTTATTCAGTTATCATCCACCAAAAATTTTACCCAAACTGCCAAGCAACTTTTTGTTGCCCAATCTACCGTCACCAACCGCATCAACGAACTGGAAAAAACCCTTGACAAACAACTGTTCGTGCGTGATAAAAAACAGGTTGCCTTAACCGCCGAGGGGCAGTTGTTTTTAAGTTATGCCCAACGCTTGCTGGAACTGGAAGAAACTGCTATTGAGCAAATTAATTCACCTGATTTTAATCGTAAGCTGATTCGCTTCGGTACCACTAATTCTATTTATGAGAATTACTTATACCCCATTACTCGTTCGGTGTTGTCTAATGACTTAAACACCGCTTCAAAGATCATTATCAATCATTCTTTTGAGATCCTTACTTTTCTTCAGGATGGTCTGATTGATATTGCTTTCACTTATATTCCTTTTAATAAAAGCGGCTATCTCTGCACCCCCTTTAAAGAAGATGAATTGATTCTGGTAACCAGTAAGAATAATAGCGATTTTATCAATGGCATTGTTCAAAAAGACTTAATCGCACTGGATTACTTATTTTGTAATTTCGCGCTTCAGAAAGTCGGGCTTTTCATTCGGGAATTATTTCCACCTCATCATCAATTTAAATTCGAAATTGATAACAGTAGCAAGTTAATTCCGTTCTTACTAGATGGTATTGGCTACAGTTTCCTGCCCAAAAGTTTGATTTCCCAGTATCTTGATGATCATTCACTGATCTCCATCCCACTATTGGACTTTAATACCCCCACCATCAAAAGTTATTATACTTATAAATGTGATGATTCTTTTGTTTTGACTAAAATTATCCCTTTAATTAAAGAATAA
- a CDS encoding methyltransferase domain-containing protein yields MEDWNVKLYRQFEKERMQPSIDLVNRIEGDSFKRIIDIGCGSGMSTVSLRKRFKETEIVGADSSPSMLTQARATVTDVNWLERDCSKPMNDLGKFDLVFSNAALQWFENQAGVIGNLSQMLEPDGILAVQVPYFSAMTIAGCIDEAVKAYNKDIFKGIEKDLFRSYSPGFYYDELTKHFTKIELWQTNYLHIMNNHEEILKFCMSTGLRPYAERFDESDKNEFYKKVLNEIKKGYNVQKNGKILFEFKRIFFITSK; encoded by the coding sequence ATGGAAGACTGGAATGTAAAACTGTATCGTCAATTTGAAAAAGAACGGATGCAACCTTCAATCGATCTGGTCAATCGAATCGAAGGCGATTCGTTTAAGCGGATCATTGATATTGGCTGCGGATCGGGGATGAGTACCGTGTCATTGCGAAAGCGCTTTAAAGAAACTGAAATTGTCGGAGCGGATTCGTCGCCATCAATGTTAACACAAGCAAGAGCAACGGTTACAGATGTAAACTGGCTGGAACGAGATTGTAGCAAACCGATGAATGATTTGGGGAAATTTGATTTGGTTTTCTCAAATGCCGCTTTGCAGTGGTTTGAAAATCAGGCAGGTGTGATTGGAAATTTAAGTCAGATGCTTGAGCCAGACGGTATACTGGCGGTTCAAGTCCCTTATTTTTCGGCGATGACAATTGCCGGCTGTATTGACGAAGCGGTTAAGGCATATAATAAAGATATTTTCAAAGGAATCGAAAAAGACTTATTCAGATCTTATTCACCGGGATTTTACTATGATGAATTGACCAAGCATTTTACGAAGATTGAATTATGGCAAACAAATTATTTACACATTATGAATAATCATGAAGAAATTTTAAAATTCTGTATGAGTACCGGACTAAGACCTTACGCCGAAAGGTTTGACGAATCAGACAAGAATGAATTTTATAAAAAAGTATTGAATGAAATCAAAAAAGGGTATAATGTTCAGAAAAACGGCAAAATTTTATTTGAATTCAAACGGATTTTTTTCATTACGTCGAAATAA
- a CDS encoding permease, translating into MTLVFYGLAAIGLIFSFVKSRENTILALKKAWKAFANIMPQFLAIILLIGVLLSILSAQQISQLIGADSGWVGVLIASIIGSITLIPGFVAFPLAAALLENGAGYMQIGAFVSTLMMVGIVTMPMEFLYFGKKATFLRNGMGFAFSILVAVVMGVLL; encoded by the coding sequence ATGACACTTGTGTTTTATGGATTGGCAGCCATCGGGTTAATTTTTTCCTTTGTGAAAAGCAGGGAAAATACCATTCTGGCATTAAAAAAGGCCTGGAAAGCCTTCGCTAATATAATGCCCCAATTTCTGGCAATTATTCTGTTGATTGGGGTTCTGCTGAGCATTCTGTCAGCCCAGCAAATTTCTCAATTGATTGGAGCAGATTCTGGTTGGGTTGGTGTGCTGATTGCCTCGATTATTGGCTCGATTACTCTGATTCCTGGCTTTGTTGCATTTCCTCTGGCGGCAGCGTTACTGGAAAATGGGGCTGGCTACATGCAGATTGGGGCGTTTGTGTCGACTTTGATGATGGTCGGGATTGTAACCATGCCGATGGAGTTTCTTTATTTTGGCAAAAAAGCAACGTTTTTAAGAAATGGGATGGGCTTCGCTTTTTCGATTCTGGTTGCCGTCGTGATGGGGGTCTTGTTATGA
- a CDS encoding permease, with protein sequence MINKKSMEILKQYRFLLVMIVVTLVILAVKPALGIKIYGAALENILGMLGVLPPIFILIGLLDVWVKKETMVKYMGKDSGIVGILLGFFLGSAAAGPLYGAFPVAGVFLNKGSRLANVWIIVGAWASMKIPLLLFEVSAMGIKFTLIRFVMDIFGVLIIAFAMEKILTDEDEREIYELARKMS encoded by the coding sequence ATGATAAATAAGAAAAGCATGGAAATCTTGAAACAGTACCGTTTTTTACTGGTTATGATCGTTGTGACCCTGGTTATTTTAGCGGTTAAACCGGCACTGGGAATAAAGATTTATGGCGCGGCGCTGGAAAATATTCTTGGTATGTTAGGGGTGCTGCCGCCCATCTTTATTTTAATTGGCTTGCTGGATGTGTGGGTAAAAAAAGAAACGATGGTAAAATATATGGGGAAAGACTCTGGTATTGTCGGCATACTGCTTGGCTTTTTTCTCGGATCAGCCGCCGCCGGTCCGCTCTATGGCGCCTTTCCGGTGGCGGGGGTATTTCTTAACAAGGGCAGCCGCTTGGCCAATGTCTGGATTATTGTTGGTGCCTGGGCCTCGATGAAGATCCCGTTATTATTATTTGAAGTATCGGCTATGGGAATCAAATTCACCCTGATTCGTTTTGTTATGGATATCTTTGGGGTGTTGATTATTGCCTTTGCCATGGAAAAGATATTAACAGACGAGGATGAACGGGAGATTTATGAACTGGCAAGAAAAATGAGTTAG
- a CDS encoding ATP-dependent helicase codes for MKNYENFKESYQIKLNVQQEKAVVRIEGQSLLLAVPGSGKTTVIICRIAYMLSVAKIDPGEILTLTFSRMGARDLKHRYQKMFGENEAEALHFSTIHSFALAVIRHYERTYRRRAHTVLGNTTPVIRELYLQLFKEHPGEIELGEICQRIGFCKNMMLTDAEIKLLPTMEVDFPKIYEAYETHKLKQQLMDFDDILKYAWGLLKKYPEMLAFFQEKYKYIHLDEAQDTSKIQFKIIELLTGRNGNLFMVGDEDQSIYGFRGAFPESLLAFKETWPQGEVLLMETNYRSTKQIVEKANAFIKLNHERYKKEMSTPNGTGLPISREWVKSSEAQYQLIIEAIKREGKEIAVLYRNNESAIPLVDLLDGENIPYHIKEHSPQFFTHFLIKDIQLFYQFACNPGDMNLFTQVYYKMDAAISRDTINQIGRQDKAGENAFDVLIKSSGERAWQVKKLKELKVGFKRLKTAGPQKGIPMILDDLGYRSYLNFRISSGQSEENIEQKLSVLRILGGRVPNFPEFFEKLAVLEEKLREPQTKKTKIPRVTLSTLHSSKGLEFEKVFIIDATEGQIPNVSNDPEDEKAYAEEVRLFYVGATRAKKELIFVCVKHREKDIKPSPFIAYLIDGLPKKQPKTDNAASKPRNKESFGNQSVKWQDYHASQSDELNVDLTSYKKGTTIFHQRFGEGTIIERTGAIASIHFETAGEKKMNLAVCLENGVIK; via the coding sequence ATGAAAAATTATGAAAATTTCAAAGAATCCTATCAAATAAAACTAAATGTGCAACAAGAAAAAGCAGTGGTTCGAATTGAGGGACAGAGTCTGCTGCTGGCAGTGCCGGGAAGCGGGAAAACGACTGTGATCATCTGCCGGATTGCCTATATGCTAAGCGTGGCAAAAATCGATCCGGGCGAGATCCTGACCCTGACCTTCAGCCGCATGGGTGCCCGAGACCTTAAACACCGTTATCAGAAAATGTTCGGTGAGAATGAGGCCGAAGCCCTTCATTTCAGTACCATTCACAGTTTTGCCCTGGCAGTGATCCGTCATTATGAACGAACCTATCGGCGCCGAGCCCATACCGTGTTGGGCAATACCACACCGGTAATCCGGGAACTTTATTTGCAGCTGTTTAAGGAACATCCGGGTGAGATCGAATTGGGCGAAATCTGTCAGCGGATCGGTTTTTGCAAGAACATGATGTTGACTGATGCTGAAATAAAATTGCTGCCAACCATGGAAGTTGATTTTCCCAAAATATATGAAGCCTATGAAACCCATAAACTAAAACAACAACTCATGGATTTTGACGATATTTTAAAATATGCCTGGGGATTATTAAAAAAATATCCGGAAATGCTGGCGTTTTTTCAGGAAAAATATAAGTATATCCATTTGGATGAAGCCCAAGACACCTCCAAGATTCAATTCAAGATTATCGAACTGTTAACCGGGAGAAATGGAAATCTTTTTATGGTTGGCGATGAGGATCAGAGCATTTACGGTTTTCGGGGGGCATTCCCGGAATCTTTATTAGCCTTTAAAGAGACCTGGCCCCAGGGAGAAGTGCTGTTAATGGAAACCAATTATCGAAGTACCAAACAGATTGTTGAAAAGGCCAATGCTTTCATTAAGCTAAACCATGAGCGCTACAAAAAAGAGATGTCAACGCCCAATGGCACCGGGCTGCCGATTAGCCGAGAATGGGTAAAATCCAGTGAAGCCCAATATCAGCTGATCATTGAAGCAATCAAGCGGGAAGGCAAGGAAATTGCGGTGCTGTACCGCAACAATGAGTCGGCCATTCCGCTGGTAGATCTGCTGGATGGGGAGAATATCCCCTACCATATCAAAGAACACAGTCCCCAGTTTTTCACCCATTTTCTCATTAAAGATATTCAACTCTTCTATCAGTTTGCCTGTAATCCCGGAGATATGAATTTGTTTACCCAGGTTTACTATAAGATGGATGCCGCCATTTCCCGAGATACTATCAACCAGATCGGAAGGCAGGACAAAGCCGGGGAAAACGCCTTTGATGTCCTGATCAAAAGCAGCGGCGAACGAGCCTGGCAGGTCAAAAAGCTCAAAGAGTTGAAAGTGGGTTTTAAGCGATTAAAAACCGCCGGTCCCCAAAAGGGCATTCCGATGATTCTGGATGATCTGGGGTATCGTTCCTATTTGAATTTCAGAATCAGTTCTGGTCAATCCGAAGAAAATATCGAGCAAAAGTTGTCGGTGTTACGGATTTTGGGAGGGCGGGTTCCCAATTTCCCCGAATTTTTTGAGAAACTGGCAGTTTTGGAGGAAAAGCTTCGAGAGCCACAGACCAAAAAAACGAAGATTCCACGGGTAACCTTATCGACCCTTCATTCCAGCAAAGGCCTGGAATTTGAAAAGGTCTTTATCATTGATGCCACCGAAGGGCAGATTCCTAACGTGTCGAATGATCCCGAAGATGAAAAGGCCTACGCTGAAGAAGTGCGACTTTTTTATGTTGGTGCCACCCGAGCCAAAAAGGAACTTATTTTTGTCTGTGTGAAACATCGGGAGAAAGATATCAAACCATCGCCTTTTATTGCCTATCTGATCGATGGTCTGCCAAAGAAGCAGCCAAAGACCGACAATGCCGCATCAAAACCGCGAAACAAAGAAAGTTTTGGTAACCAGAGTGTCAAATGGCAGGATTATCATGCCAGTCAATCCGATGAATTAAATGTGGATCTGACCAGTTATAAAAAAGGAACGACCATTTTCCATCAGCGTTTTGGGGAAGGAACTATCATTGAGCGAACTGGTGCCATTGCCAGCATTCATTTTGAAACGGCCGGTGAAAAGAAGATGAATCTGGCGGTTTGCCTTGAAAATGGTGTCATTAAATGA